The following coding sequences lie in one Lolium perenne isolate Kyuss_39 chromosome 2, Kyuss_2.0, whole genome shotgun sequence genomic window:
- the LOC127335417 gene encoding peroxidase 18, protein MDRSRRRQWGVACAVLLLSALLGAVSSQSPAPALAPKPPATPSRTAVPPATKPAPPAPKQTPSPSASPAPKPSTPPTASPVPKPPSPPAPAQAPKPSSPPPAASPVPKPPAQAPKPSSPPPAAPPVPKPVSPPPAAPKPSPAAPAPSQKPAPAPAPKPSPPTATAPPPTQKPSAPPTPPPTPAPSSSLALSPSFYASSCPSVELAVSDVVRSASTLDPTVPGKLLRMVFHDCFVEGCDASVMVQGNGTERTDPANLSLGGFNVIDEAKRLLEAVCPATVSCSDILVLAARDAVTFTGGPSVPVSLGRRDSLVSLASNVRRNIIDTGFSVDAMAASFTSKGLTLEDLVTLSGGHTIGSAHCGTFRERFRSDANGSMVPVDGTMNTDYANELVRTCVASASATVDCDEGSAATFDNRYFSNLLDGRGLLRTDAVLVQNATTRATVAAFAQSQDSFFSSWASSFARLTSLGVKTGSDGEIRRLCSSVNGG, encoded by the exons ATGGATCGGAGTCGGAGGCGGCAATGGGGCGTCGCCTGCGCGGTGCTGCTCCTGTCGGCGCTCCTGGGGGCCGTATCCTCGCAGTCGCCGGCTCCGGCGCTGGCGCCCAAGCCGCCAGCTACGCCATCGCGCACTGCGGTGCCACCGGCGACGAAGCCAGCGCCACCGGCGCCGAAGCAGACACCTAGTCCTTCGGCGTCGCCGGCGCCAAAGCCATCGACACCGCCTACGGCGTCGCCTGTTCCAAAGCCTCCGTCTCCGCCTGCGCCTGCACAGGCGCCAAAGCCTTCGTCCCCACCACCCGCGGCGTCACCGGTTCCAAAGCCGCCGGCGCAGGCGCCGAAGCCCTCGTCCCCACCACCTGCGGCGCCACCGGTTCCCAAGCCCGTGTCTCCACCACCGGCAGCGCCAAAGCCGTCGCCTGCAGCGCCGGCGCCGTCCCAAAAGCCGGCTCCCGCGCCGGCTCCGAAACCGTCTCCTCCTACGGCGACGGCACCACCACCGACACAAAAACCATCTGCTCCTCCAACCCCGCCGCCGACTCCGGCGCCGTCGTCCTCGCTGGCTCTATCGCCGAGCTTCTACGCGAGCTCCTGCCCCAGCGTGGAGCTGGCGGTGAGCGACGTCGTCAGGTCGGCATCCACCTTGGACCCCACCGTCCCCGGCAAGCTCCTCAGGATGGTCTTCCACGACTGCTTCGTAGAG GGATGCGACGCGTCGGTGATGGTCCAAGGCAACGGCACGGAGAGGACCGATCCCGCGAACCTCTCGCTCGGCGGGTTCAATGTGATCGACGAAGCCAAGAGGCTGCTCGAAGCCGTGTGCCCTGCAACCGTTTCTTGCAGTGACATCCTAGTCCTCGCTGCAAGAGATGCTGTCACATTT ACGGGAGGACCATCGGTGCCCGTCTCCCTTGGGCGACGTGATAGCCTCGTCTCCCTGGCATCCAACGTCCGGAGAAACATCATCGACACGGGCTTCTCTGTCGACGCCATGGCGGCCAGCTTCACCTCCAAGGGGCTCACCCTGGAGGACCTTGTCACCCTCTCAG GCGGCCACACGATCGGGTCAGCGCACTGCGGCACGTTCCGGGAGCGGTTCAGGTCCGACGCGAACGGGAGCATGGTGCCCGTGGACGGCACGATGAACACCGACTACGCGAACGAGCTGGTGCGGACGTGCGTGGCGTCGGCGAGCGCAACGGTGGACTGCGACGAGGGGTCGGCGGCGACGTTCGATAACCGGTACTTCAGCAACCTGCTGGACGGGCGGGGGTTGCTGCGCACGGACGCGGTGCTGGTGCAGAACGCCACGACGAGGGCCACGGTGGCCGCGTTCGCACAGAGCCAGGATAGCTTCTTCAGCAGCTGGGCGAGCTCGTTCGCCAGGCTCACCAGCCTCGGCGTCAAGACCGGCTCCGACGGCGAGATCCGGCGGCTCTGCTCAAGCGTCAACGGCGGCTGA